Part of the Nicotiana sylvestris chromosome 5, ASM39365v2, whole genome shotgun sequence genome is shown below.
tccgagttgcacacaatgtcggcaccatggcctttcgtcgcttggggcatggatgtgattggaccaattgaaccggcagcatccaatggtcacagattcattctggtagctattgattattttaccaaatgggttgaggccaagacattcaaatcagtgaccaagaaagctgtggtcgattttgtccactcaaatatcatatgtcgattcggaatcccgaaggtgatcatcacagataacggtgctaatcttaacagcaacttaatgaaagaagtatgtcaacagtttaagattacacatcgtaactctaccccatatcggcccaaggcgaatggagcagtagaagcagccaacaaaaacataaagaagatactgcggaaaatggtagaaggttcaaaacaatggcatgaaaaattaccctttgcattattgggataccgcactactgttcgcacttcagtaggagcaactccttatttgttggtatacggcaccgaagcagtaattcctgcagaaattgagattccttcccttcggatcattgccgaagcaaagattgatgatgatgaatgggtcaaaacccgtctagaacagttaaatttgattgatgaaaaacgattgaccgcagtatgccatggtcaattatatcaaagaagaatagaaagagcatacaacaaaaaggtgcgtccccggaagttcgaagtaggtcagcatgtgctgaaacgcattcttccacatcaggttgaagcaaaaggcaaatttgctccgaattggcaaggaccattcattgtgaccagagtattatcgaatggtgcactatgtttaacagatattgaaggcaaatgcatagatatggcaatcaattctgacgcggtaaagagatattatgcataacttttgaatgtttgtatttagcactatttcaaagattgaaatgacaaaggcaatttattctgctgtccaaacactataccatttgcttcccctttgagccatgcttgtttctttcctaacctctcttggaatcaataataaaaaaaaaaaagatcaaaatcttcactattatgtagtgaactacgtttgacctgattcctcaaagaaggatacgtaggcgcctcacggctcggtcatagggtgcacaacatgcacaatgtgcacggaaaagaaatatcaagagaccccaatcaagaaactggggcaggaattgtattggaaataagaaaagattccaagagttgtaattttaaacccataccacaactatttagcttttaataccttttccattcctaaccttataccaaaaagacctttcgatcaatcttagaaaaatgctgatgcaagcaaatgaagtggtacaaacaaggaaagaaagtaaaaatgagagagtcttataggtgaaaacccgcacgggcaccataaggcgacggaagttgagagaaaagtaaaatgagagagtcttattggtgaaaaccttcgcaggcaccataaggcgaaagggaagtggagaagtgaaaaatgaggaaaattgatcaatgaaaactccttgagacaattgaaaggagattgattaaaagactgggttgattaatccgaaatgcataccctgatcattggtgccagtaattccaatcagataagtcttttattccttttccaacagtcatccaaaaattggatttttcttttcattctataattgtcgaaatcagcgtatttcgctactaataatcttactttctccaagctttgagataaattttattctaaacaaataagaaagaatgtcaaggtatactaccaagattcaaggttacaaaatacagccacgaaaggtgggagataaaagtacgggtgtaagaaagatgaaatcaaaagtggatcagcaaagttaGAAGAGGCAtttgattacagttaaaaggttttaaaggaaaacatacagaaggaaatcctatagtcaaggatcaattacaaagacaaaatagtcttttcaatcattccaaggcaataaagaaagacgaagagaaacatcaccatcggcaagaataccacaaccagccaccctgctttaaactaacgaagttttctttgattttaaaacaggggcaaatacaatatttgtgtctggaaataactggtaaagaagaagaagtcaggcgtccacctggaaaatgaggatgagaaaagaagaagtcaggcgtccacctggagaatgaggacaaagaattgaagaattcaggcgtccacctggagaatgaggatgagaattgaaaaaatcaggcgtccacctggagaatgaggatgagaattgaagaaatcaggcgtctacctggagaatgaggataagaattgaagaaatcaggcgtccacctgaagaatgaggatgagaattaaagaaatcaggcgtccacctggagaatgaggacaaagaatggaagaaatcaggcgtccacctggagaataaggatgagaattgaagaaatcaggcgtccacctggagaatgaggataagaattgaaaaaatcaggcgtccacctggagaatgaggacaaagaaaagaagaagtcaggcgtccacctggagaatgaggacaaagaattgaagaattcaggcgtccacctggagaatgaggatgagaattgaaaaaatcaggcgtccacctggagaatgaggacaaagaattgaagaaatcaggcgtccacctggagaatgaggatgagaattgaagaaatcaggcgtccacctggagaatgaggataagaattgaagaaatcaggcgtccacctgaagaatgaggatgagaattaaagaaatcaggcgtccacctggagaatgaggacaaagaatggaagaaatcaggcgtccacctggagaataaggatgagaattgaagaaatcaggcgtccacctggagaatgaggataagaattgaaaaaatcaggcgtccacctggagaatgaggacaaagaattgaagaagtcaggcgtccacctggagaatgaggacaaagaattgaagaattcaggcgtccacctggagaatgaggacaaagaattgaagaaatcaggcgtccacctggagaatgaggatggagaattgaagaaatcaggcgtccacctggagaatgaggataagaattgaaaaaatcaggcgtccacctggagaatgaggacaaagaattgaagaaatcaggcatccacctggagaatgaggatgagaattgaagaaatcaggcgtccacctggagaatgaggataagaattgaagaaatcaggcgtccacctgaagaatgaggatgagaattaaagaaatcaggcgtccacctggagaatgaggacaaagaattgaagaaatcaggcgtccacctggagaataaggatgagaattaaagaaatcaggcgtccacctggagaatgaggataaagaaaaagaagaagtcaggcgtccacctggagaatgaggataaagaaaaagaagaaatcaggcgtccacctggagaatgaggataaagaaaaagaagaagtcaggcgtccacctggagaatgagggcaAAGAATTAAAGCAGTCAagacacccacctgaagaacgagggaatacaattgaagtgttgaaatcaaaagcccgctcatatgataaaggagcacacctagaatcaataaagcagagaagtccaacagaatccccaacaagaaacaacaagagttccaaaaggaatacggaataagccaaatgcccaagagtcaccaagatatcaagacaacaagaaacgcaagggcatgatctagataagatttttataattcatgtaccatagtctaatttagctttttgtatttcctttaaagtaaggtgtaataaggaggtcagcaagcagtaaaaacagcacagagcagcagtaacatcacagtcccatggtagtcccagctaccaaaaattcccgaactacattgacctgattcctttatagccaaggatatgtaggaaaacctttgaagcagaggttcggtcaaatctttcaaaaaatgcttcccacggagtattcgaacgggcaagaAATCGCTcatgtccgctcactttatctttgtacgaaaactcttcaagtttccgcacaaagaggggcagctgtgagcacgtaattttttccttacgaaaaactactccaaaataaatcaaaaaataaaataaatttcttttactgtgtaatttctgaatttttcgtggtgttaaatatttgtttatgtccgtaaaatgtttgttttgttataattaaacaaaataaaaataaaagtacatgtctcatgtatatctaggatttaagtacgcatttaattaagttaatttaaataaaatcacaaaaatatgcattaattctatttcaaatgtttcattgtttgattgatgttttgtctatgtgttaaataattattGTAGATTGATTAATATATTTTTGAGAAGTTAAAATTATATTatagttaatattattgtaattttgattttttttattaggattttttttaataaaatcagaaaataaaaaatttgcaTACAAGTTATAAgatttggacctggattaaaatccaggcccaaatcaattgaATCCCtttcacagcccaatccaaaacagccctgtccggtccaattcaaagccagaaccaaacgacgtcgtttggtcatctctcatcaagggccgttggattaaatccaaccaacggccaagatctcatcacccgaacccaagacccttacccgatccattgacccggttcaacccgtcccccaacttaaaccaaacgacatcgtttggttaagtgaatagatcctagccctccattctaattgatccaacggacgatactaatccaccctacccctatataaatcccaaaccttacccagcccctaactgaacaccccccctctccgctcctgttcatcatcgttccaaacagacctctaaccctagccgcccctattccccttcgcctgaaacccagcggcatcaacgccgccggtcaccaacttaacaccctaggacctcctgaacctcccctacactaatccaaccttagtttccttcgaatcaggccacaactcttcgaatcttaaatcgaaggttggcctgaaaacttgatctaaaccaatcagccccaaattaacaccatggcttcccctagtcatcctaagtatggatctgttggttgttaggttcgaatccgttcggaacttctcgaatcttcttttgaagattcggaccaaacaaaaagttacccagatctgtttcaaactcacaccagttaccctcttggcctccctcgtgcctagaatatctttggttcttctcgaatctgaccagaaatggttaaatcccaaatcgagtttttaagaaacctaaaaaataccaaacttccggattcggttcagattatgatgaagattgaggtttaatcgaccttagtcgaagtattttcagtggaaaatacttcgactaaggtcagtttgatttcaaacaaaaaaatccgaaatccaagttgagttcgagtcagaatttaattaaagttcagaggtatttttctatttatttttgtgtattctacgtgtattgttgtccgtattaatagcttgttaatttttcatcaattctgtcatttctgtctatttgatccgaatgtaaattgtttctgttggttgcggttatttacaatatgtgtaatcgactcgattaagttcgtcgattagttatattacgaattttttcatttctgaaaatgttgactaaaacagtctgcttctattttaGACtagttattgacaaatgttgtaaatagtcaattgattaatgctcgtcaattaaatcatgattgtctgtgaatcagtgaattcaaatgtatgttgtatatgttattgtctgaacattaaaagtttcagggcattgtcagcattgacaatgatcctgtgtgtgtttgattttggtttaatgttaagtccagtctgaatgattttgataatttcagaaatatgctgttatgatgttagttctgaattcagtgttgtaatgtccagtttgaattccagtttacaaaagttggtcaaatacaattgtgtttaggaggttaataggattgatttagctgtaaatcagaaagataactgagtctgtacagattttagaatatgttttgctgaaggttctgatttttcagtaataacattaggatttcaggggcacttatgagaatgaaacagtaaaaatagggtgttagtactagtatattataatgtaatgttagttgctattagttaataatactaatggggaacaagggataatgggctgctgaaaatcagggaaaaagttttacataatgggattttctgtttttttaaaaaagaagaagggggtccaagaagcacttaaattgcctaggaccagccctgtataaatacaggagctggacagacagttgaAAGGGCAGAATTTTTTGAgtgagaaaaaagagagaatttttgagtgagaaagagaaaattttaaaagaggaaaaagaaacagaaaaggaacaaaagagcattcacacacacacacagatatacaacaacagaaaaacagaaatcagaaacaaactgaatttgaaactgaaaaaaaaaaactgaaatctgaaatgttgttcttttgttgaatttgttcaactttatgtgattccactgttcagttaaaatctgaagtgtctttcaaagtatcttactgtgaatctgggctcttcgaatcctattcttgatcagatttactgtgttatcagtatattctactgaatttgttactgctgtaactgctgaaacttacttcttctacctccattttcaggtatatgtcttttaaattttaagtcggaaagagatttcagcatgacccgtcaatgaagcttgaattgaaatgttattttccaattgtccaagttcattagttctaattttcatttttatgttagttaactaatagtgaattcaatttgatagctatgagttaaattgtcttattttgaaattcatataaagttttgtaataatgttagctattccgaaatctcattggtatagatatacgtgaattgtcaaaacagggagtgaggcataaaaatgggccattgattacatcccataataccattagttgaatgtaatgattaagaagttacattagtagaatattttgtaacaaatatgattttttgtttaggttggtataagttattatatggtatgatgacaggtataatcatatgagtaaagtaagttggtatagctcatcatgatgttaaaacgttatgaatattTACGCCAAATAGTTAGGTTAtatgtaaggtaactttgttgaattaacttgcataataacgccttttctataaatttgatgcttatctactttcCTAAAataaagtgaccaaataattaggtctattaagattaaaacgagcatgtgagaataagttgatttgtatatacacaaatggcaacttcttaaatcaatggtaataaaaaatagaatttgcattaaataatcatgaaaattcccggaaaatatttccttcctttatgaatcatttatttttggtttcaaatgcaatttattctttggcatatatatatgtcacatttgttttaaagttagtattaatcatatttttattctgtcctttgactttgaataattggaatgaatatgatttatattcggaaattatagtcaatggtcaatatttaataaattgtggtttACTTTCCAAAGTTTAAAGAATATCTTAAAACAAGATTTTTCgtgatataacaaacatttttttaaaaaattccttaatatcattgcaaatatttttgcgcaattagggatacgttcgcgtaccctgattatattttagaagcaaaaattcggattatgcgtacgcgcaatttcgaacaaatatttagtaaaaggatttttctaaaagcattaaatcaatttcataaaaacccaataTGTATGGTTCaccatttaagaaaaaaaatattcttgattcaacacaatttcggaaaaatgattgcttaaaatattatcaaaaaattattgtgtacacgtacgcgtgacacaattccgcatttttaaatttgtaacacgaatatacgtacgcgtaattcgattcgaagaagggtccttaatcacgataagtataagcggtagcaaaatcagataacatcaatatatttaataaaatcaagatgattaagccaataataaaaacagttaagcgaccgtgctagaaccacggaattcggaaatgcctaataccttcttccggattaacagaattccttactcaggatttttggttcgcagaaaaaataaacagagtcatattctcctcgattcagggattataattggtgacttgggacgcctcaaaattcccaggtggcgactctaaaacaaataaacaaatcccgtttcgactgtcctttaattggagaaaactccccacgcgccccgcgggcgcgggaaaaaggaggtgcgacaactaCTACTATTTAGGACTAATTTGAAATCAATTAGAATTCAGGTTattaaatattttccttatttgaactatgtacaaactcctaatatttaggataaTATGTAATATTAACTATAATACTTTTACTTTAATCCATAAACACCAGACTTAACGTTAAATAGTTCTTTAATTTAGGTATAAAATATCGGTTTAAACTTGAAAGTGAATAACGATTTCCTTATGAGATTAATTACATCTCTATGATGATGCCAATGTAATGTTACGGTTGAAATCTATTAATAATAATTGCACCAACCTTTGTCCAAAAGTGAGCTCAAAATTAATACTTTTTTTAATAACTTTATGAATAAAAAATATTTGCAAAAATCTAAATAATATTAAAGCTCTTTCCATTTTATACatgaatataataaaataatgTAAGGTTAAAATTAGAAGGCGCCATTTATAAATATGTTTCATGTAAGTAGAAAATTaatacaaaaagagaaaaaatcataaaaaatattttaagaaaaataagcAAGCAAAGTATATttcctcaaaaatatttttcaacaaaatagacaattaaatACATTATTTTGAATCAAATTGGAGTTACTACTTAAATGGTTCAATTTAATTGAGAATTAAATATAGACAAAAATGTATTTTTCGTAATATAGACAATTAAATATATGTTTTAAAGTAAatcgaatttgcttttaaaaaatttcaattcaAATTAAATGTCAACTGATGGTAGAcacacaaaaataaaatactatatTTGTgataattgataaaaaaaataattaatctgATATTCACATGCATGAATCCTATATTTTCACTCATCATATGCTTGGATGGTATTAAATTCTAAACATGTTTTCAATCATAAATTCTCCCTTTTATAAAAAAGAGAACATTTGGATGCATAATTATGTCCTTGGACAGAGAATGAAAGAtctctcaaaaataaaaataagaaactTAAATTAACCAAAATTTACCAATTTCTACTTTTGCAATAGAGATTTCAAGCCTTTATTCTTTCTAATTTGTTAGAAACATTCAAAAAGTATTTGTCATTGAATAGGAATAGAgtaaattttattttgtttgacggCAAAAAACAGACATCTTGTGTGAGTTAgtagatctttttttttttttttgcatttaaacttaaaatatttgtgtaccaaaaaaataaaaaaaaagaagaagaagcattctTGTTGAAACTAAAAAGGAAGTATTATAATTTGtaaaattgaagttcaaattttaaaattgaaattaaTAAGTCGAACAAACTGATTGAGATGATTAAAAACATCTGTAAACGGGGTTTGTTCCTTGGGTTAGCTAAATAAGAACAACAACCATTATTTTCGTGAACTTAtaaaaattttaacttttattttataataactcAAATACGATTTTTAATAGTATTAAATTTATGCAGTTGTTTAACAAAATTTATACTTATTGAGACGAGTTACACGTGCAATGCGTGTACAGTAAAACTAGTAACTTTGATATGGACGAGCATAAAATTGAAGCAAGCACCATTAACTTAGTTATAAATTTTTTTACGGTTGGGTTGATTCTACGGTTTCTTAAATAGGTTACCAAATCAGATATTGTGAATCTTTTAATTGAAAACCAAACTAGATCAACTAAACTATGTCGTTTTGACTTTGGTCTTCTGGGGGTTAGAACGTGATTTCAGTTTTTCTTCAATCAATATTTTCATCAGAAAAGGACATTTTATAAACCGAAACAAAAGGGAAACCGAATTCTAATCCAAACATAATTGTCTCTGcctaatatttttcttaaataaacaaaccaaaaccaactcaaaatatgtcGTTTTTAATTTTGACTTGTGGGGTTAAAGTGTGATTATAGTTTTCCTTCAATCAATATTTAACAAAAGCGAAATCCACAAGTACCTCAGTTTCCCTTCTCAGTGGCCGTCGCTGCTTTTCCGTTCAACAAGTGTAAGTTCCTTTACCCAATGTTTCATCATACTCTAGCTGTATGTGTGTATCTTTTTATATCGATGATGTGGTCAGCTGGATTGGGGGCGGAGCTAGAGACCATAAATTACatgtaaaattaatttttttttttattttttttttatgtatttatacTAGATGTTGAATCCCTTGGTTTCTTAGTATATTTTTTTCTAGTAAAAATTCGAATAAATCACTATTCTGAGACCTCGTGATTATATTTGGTCACATGATCAAGCATATATCAAATTTTACCAATCCGAAAAATTAAATGTTTTAATCATGGtccattttttttgattttttgttgttgACTACGGTGGTGTCTGAAGGGTAGGTACCTGCTACCGGGAAGCTCTGCTCACCAAAGCTTAGGCAAATGAGGTgaaatcacctagtgttttttGTCTTTGCTGAAATTTGAACGAGAGACCTCATGATTTTTTTTCAACTTTATTGATGATTAGGCCATGCTATTTAGTGCAATCGTGGTTCATATTTTAAGATTTGAGCTTCTTATTCTATTATTATTATATGGTTATACCTCTCTGAAAATTCTGGAGGAGCTCATTATAAAAGTTGTAGTTTCTCTTTCGATCAATCAATGCATATTTTGATGTCATACCAAGCAAccattatttttctgattttctgctttATATTATAGGCCATGGCACTGGAATGCTTCACATGGACTACAGAACTGTTGGGTTCACTATTTCCTGCAATATGGAAAGGTGAAGAAGAAATTACTGAAACTTTCGAACGTTTGCCTGATTGTCTCATCATTGATATTCTAAGTAGACTTCCAACATATTCTCTTCTTAGATGTAGATGGGTTTGTAGGCATTGGAGAGCTTTGGTCTCATCACATGACTATTTTATCACCTTATATGATGATCTCAGTAGAGCTAGTAGACCCCTGATTCTCTTACAGGATTATTTGACTATCAAGCACGGGCAAGATCTTTAtgttgttggtgaaaaccttaaTAATAAGAAGAAGGTCGCCTTCAAGCAACTATATCTCAGACCTGAGCTTATGATTAATAAATATTGGGATCACCAACTTGTTCTTACGTACTCTTGTCAAGGAGTTCTTCTGTTTGGTGACTTGAAGTGGCAGTCTACTTATTATGCTTTTAACCCGATAACACAAGAAGAAGTAGCTGTACAACATACACTTCACCCCGGCTACTTATGTGCGCTTTATTTTTGTCCATACACAAGACAATTCAGGCTTCTTTATGCCCAAGTACGAGGCAGTTGTTGtcagtattttgtatatatttttaggaagtggaCATGGAGGAAAATTCGCTCGTCCTCCTCTTTCAACTTTTTGTCATCTGGTGACACTCCAGCAGTTGTGAGTGGAGCATTGCATTGGATCATGGACCACGATTTAGAAAAGAAAGATATTCCTCCTTGTGCAAACGGAATCATGGTTTTCAGAATGGATAAGGAAGAACTCTCTACTATCCCTCATCCTGGAAGCATGTGCAACTCAAAGCGAAGGCATCGAACTATGACTCTTTTGGTGAAGGATGATAGTTTGTGTTTCTGTAACTTGCTTATCTCTAACTATGTAGTGGATATATGGATCTTGAAGGACTATGAAATGCGTATATGGATCAAAAGGTACAATATTGATCTCTGTGATGAGAGAATTTTCCCTTTTAGTttgtatttcatggaaatttcATCCCTTACCAGCGACATTTGTGGGCGGATAAAGCTTTTGAACATCCAAGAAGGTGAACTTTTGCTTCACTTGCTGGGTCAAGGGTTATTTCTTTATAATTTAGATCATAGAACAGTGAAGAGAATTGAATTGCCGCCACGCCAGAG
Proteins encoded:
- the LOC138891134 gene encoding F-box protein At3g07870-like isoform X1 — protein: MALECFTWTTELLGSLFPAIWKGEEEITETFERLPDCLIIDILSRLPTYSLLRCRWVCRHWRALVSSHDYFITLYDDLSRASRPLILLQDYLTIKHGQDLYVVGENLNNKKKVAFKQLYLRPELMINKYWDHQLVLTYSCQGVLLFGDLKWQSTYYAFNPITQEEVAVQHTLHPGYLCALYFCPYTRQFRLLYAQVRGSCCQYFVYIFRKWTWRKIRSSSSFNFLSSGDTPAVVSGALHWIMDHDLEKKDIPPCANGIMVFRMDKEELSTIPHPGSMCNSKRRHRTMTLLVKDDSLCFCNLLISNYVVDIWILKDYEMRIWIKRYNIDLCDERIFPFSLYFMEISSLTSDICGRIKLLNIQEGELLLHLLGQGLFLYNLDHRTVKRIELPPRQSGWGLWYTPMPYMKSFLAIA
- the LOC138891134 gene encoding uncharacterized protein isoform X3 encodes the protein MLHMDYRTVGFTISCNMERWVCRHWRALVSSHDYFITLYDDLSRASRPLILLQDYLTIKHGQDLYVVGENLNNKKKVAFKQLYLRPELMINKYWDHQLVLTYSCQGVLLFGDLKWQSTYYAFNPITQEEVAVQHTLHPGYLCALYFCPYTRQFRLLYAQVRGSCCQYFVYIFRKWTWRKIRSSSSFNFLSSGDTPAVVSGALHWIMDHDLEKKDIPPCANGIMVFRMDKEELSTIPHPGSMCNSKRRHRTMTLLVKDDSLCFCNLLISNYVVDIWILKDYEMRIWIKRYNIDLCDERIFPFSLYFMEISSLTSDICGRIKLLNIQEGELLLHLLGQGLFLYNLDHRTVKRIELPPRQSGWGLWYTPMPYMKSFLAIA
- the LOC138891134 gene encoding uncharacterized protein isoform X2, which encodes MLHMDYRTVGFTISCNMERCRWVCRHWRALVSSHDYFITLYDDLSRASRPLILLQDYLTIKHGQDLYVVGENLNNKKKVAFKQLYLRPELMINKYWDHQLVLTYSCQGVLLFGDLKWQSTYYAFNPITQEEVAVQHTLHPGYLCALYFCPYTRQFRLLYAQVRGSCCQYFVYIFRKWTWRKIRSSSSFNFLSSGDTPAVVSGALHWIMDHDLEKKDIPPCANGIMVFRMDKEELSTIPHPGSMCNSKRRHRTMTLLVKDDSLCFCNLLISNYVVDIWILKDYEMRIWIKRYNIDLCDERIFPFSLYFMEISSLTSDICGRIKLLNIQEGELLLHLLGQGLFLYNLDHRTVKRIELPPRQSGWGLWYTPMPYMKSFLAIA